In the Microtus pennsylvanicus isolate mMicPen1 chromosome 6, mMicPen1.hap1, whole genome shotgun sequence genome, one interval contains:
- the LOC142852217 gene encoding uncharacterized protein LOC142852217 isoform X3, with the protein MLETYSSLVFVGHCTAKPELIIKLEHGFGPWSKAEAAVWNFPDVRKARVPIETIQEKEERHLCEEKTTSSNISNEEGAEAQLKVQQKIHQGEKPDSCVETSCQRPQHKKSHTCGKHCDCGDCHEAVHGKSPPTEHQRTQTKEKTYECKECRKEFYHKSHLFRHQKTHTGKKPFECDECQKAFYHKCHLVQHQRIHTGERPYECKECKKAFRRKWLLTLHQRTHTGEKPYGCKECRKAFFYKSHLTRHQRTHTGEKPYECNECKKAFWQKSNLTAHQRIHTGEKPYECKVCKNAFYNKSNLTLHQRTHTGEKPYQCKECWKAFYSKSKLSRHQATHTGHCFCQLQSAMGGNFLFTVVYHKAS; encoded by the exons GGCACTGCACAGCCAAACCTGAGTTGATCATTAAGTTGGAGCATGGATTTGGGCCTTGGAGTAAAGCAGAAGCCGCAGTCTGGAACTTTCCAG aTGTTCGAAAAGCACGTGTTCCAATTGAGACcatccaggaaaaggaagagaggcatTTGTGTGAAGAGAAAACCACCAGTAGCAATATATCTAATGAAGAAGGGGCTGAA GCACAACTAAAGGTTCAACAGAAAATACACCAAGGAGAAAAGCCAGATTCTTGTGTGGAAACATCCTGCCAAAGGCCACAGCACAAGAAGAGTCACACGTGTGGGAAACACTGTGACTGTGGGGACTGTCATGAAGCTGTCCATGGTAAGTCACCACCCACAGAACACCAGAGAACACAGACTAAAGAGAAGACCTATGAGTGCAAAGAGTGCCGGAAAGAGTTCTACCACAAGTCACATCTCTTTCGACATCAGAAAACTCATACGGGCAAGAAGCCCTTTGAATGTGACGAATGCCAAAAAGCTTTCTACCACAAGTGCCACCTCGTCCAACACCAGAGAATTCATACCGGGGAGAGGCCCTATGAGTGTAAAGAGTGTAAGAAAGCCTTCCGCCGCAAGTGGCTTCTGACTCTACATCAGAGGACTCACACAGGAGAGAAGCCTTATGGGTGTAAAGAATGCAGGAAAGCTTTCTTCTACAAGTCCCACCTCACTCGACACCAGAGAACCCATACAGGCGAGAAGCCCTACGAATGTAATGAGTGCAAGAAAGCTTTCTGGCAGAAATCAAACCTTACTGCACACCagagaatccatactggtgagaagccCTACGAATGTAAAGTGTGCAAGAACGCTTTCTACAACAAGTCAAACCTCACTCTGCATCAGCGAACTCACACGGGTGAGAAGCCCTATCAGTGTAAAGAGTGCTGGAAAGCTTTCTACAGCAAATCAAAACTCAGCCGCCATCAGGCAACTCACACAG GTCACTGCTTCTGTCAACTCCAATCCGCCATGGGAGGAAACTTCCTCTTTACAGTGGTGTACCACAAAGCCTCATAA